From a region of the Posidoniimonas corsicana genome:
- the ptsP gene encoding phosphoenolpyruvate--protein phosphotransferase, producing the protein MPILEGTPVSPGLASGTAIVYDFEVGRRLCVQHAGESGCDVTEEWERVDSALAQSSHDLGRVAELAGNAPVSATSLSLLSAHAAMTAEIAFLVKKHIDHQQVNADRALESVIAAWVERLTRLDSEYLREREQDVRDVGRRMARYLSGSMPWSKGPLKADSIVVARELLPSEAVELSNCGVLAIVADRGGRYGHTAILARSLNIPMVSGITDAARVIHPGDRLLVDGETGLVVVNPTANERGVFNERMTRVAVDSSTKMIECGQPCTTLDGVGIELVANLGRPDETASVVEQGLEGVGLFRTEFMFIDAPDRPDPATQGAIYADIANQLAGRPLVVRTFDLGRDKIPPFLLSDEAEQPNGLHLGGLRFLLAESSLFESQLQAILEVSQDHDLRILLPMVVGSDDFGKAVSVIQRVADRCGVLRTPPIGAMIETPAALFCLDQILDQADFVALGTNDLTQLLLATDRDLAQAKDDCTAMHPSVLRAIKSVVGAAARLQCPLCVCGEEAGDPDFACLLVGLGIRELSLGPTLAPAVRSAIRKIDSGVASRVASRAIDCDSVAEVRELIDEWRSRDFAEADFADRPFDTALRRD; encoded by the coding sequence ATGCCGATTTTGGAAGGGACTCCTGTCAGCCCTGGGCTCGCCAGTGGTACAGCGATTGTCTACGACTTTGAGGTGGGACGCAGGCTATGCGTCCAGCACGCCGGGGAATCAGGTTGTGATGTTACCGAAGAGTGGGAGAGGGTCGACAGTGCGCTCGCACAATCGAGCCACGATCTGGGACGCGTCGCCGAACTTGCGGGCAACGCGCCCGTCAGCGCGACTTCGCTGTCGCTCTTGTCTGCCCATGCGGCGATGACAGCCGAGATCGCATTTCTCGTGAAGAAGCACATCGACCACCAGCAGGTGAATGCCGATCGGGCGCTCGAATCGGTGATAGCAGCGTGGGTCGAGAGGCTGACGAGGCTCGACAGCGAGTACCTTCGGGAGCGAGAGCAAGACGTCCGCGACGTTGGCAGACGAATGGCGAGGTATCTTTCGGGCTCGATGCCTTGGAGCAAAGGGCCGTTGAAGGCCGATTCGATCGTCGTGGCGCGGGAGCTGCTGCCTTCGGAGGCTGTCGAACTTTCTAACTGTGGGGTCTTGGCGATCGTCGCCGACCGCGGTGGACGGTACGGCCACACCGCAATCCTCGCCCGCTCGCTGAATATCCCAATGGTCAGCGGCATCACCGACGCCGCCCGGGTAATCCATCCTGGGGATCGCCTGCTGGTCGATGGCGAGACAGGCCTGGTTGTGGTTAACCCTACAGCGAATGAGAGAGGAGTGTTTAATGAGCGGATGACGCGTGTTGCAGTCGATTCGTCCACCAAGATGATCGAGTGCGGCCAACCGTGCACGACCCTGGACGGCGTTGGAATCGAACTCGTCGCGAACCTAGGTCGACCGGACGAAACCGCCTCGGTCGTCGAGCAGGGCCTCGAAGGGGTTGGGCTCTTCCGCACCGAGTTCATGTTCATCGATGCGCCCGATCGGCCTGACCCGGCGACGCAAGGCGCCATCTATGCTGACATAGCGAATCAACTCGCTGGACGTCCCCTTGTCGTCCGGACTTTCGACCTCGGACGAGACAAAATCCCCCCCTTCTTGCTGTCGGACGAGGCCGAGCAGCCGAACGGGTTGCATCTCGGCGGATTGCGTTTCCTACTAGCAGAGAGCTCGCTGTTTGAATCCCAGCTGCAGGCCATCTTGGAGGTCTCACAGGACCACGATCTTCGCATCTTGCTGCCGATGGTGGTCGGCAGCGATGACTTCGGGAAGGCGGTTTCCGTCATCCAGCGTGTTGCCGATCGCTGTGGCGTGCTCCGCACCCCGCCCATTGGCGCGATGATTGAAACCCCGGCCGCGCTATTCTGTCTGGATCAGATCCTCGACCAAGCGGACTTTGTCGCCCTCGGGACGAACGACCTCACGCAGCTGCTCCTGGCAACCGACCGAGACCTCGCGCAGGCAAAGGACGACTGCACCGCCATGCACCCCTCGGTGTTGCGAGCGATCAAATCGGTCGTCGGCGCCGCGGCAAGGCTGCAATGCCCCTTATGCGTTTGCGGTGAAGAGGCCGGAGATCCCGACTTCGCATGCCTGCTTGTTGGCCTGGGCATTCGAGAGCTAAGTCTTGGCCCCACGCTTGCGCCAGCCGTGCGGTCAGCGATCCGCAAGATCGACTCTGGTGTCGCAAGCCGTGTCGCAAGCCGCGCGATCGACTGCGACAGCGTCGCCGAAGTTCGAGAGTTGATTGACGAATGGCGGTCGCGCGACTTCGCAGAGGCCGACTTTGCCGACCGACCTTTCGATACTGCCTTACGGAGAGACTAG
- a CDS encoding CsbD family protein, producing the protein MSWEVIERDWKFVCNQVLLTWGKLSEDDLVFIAGDRDRFVDLYVQRYGVDRERATARVDAFAENLALTSPAAALTTPC; encoded by the coding sequence ATGAGCTGGGAAGTCATCGAGCGGGATTGGAAATTCGTTTGCAATCAGGTGCTGCTCACTTGGGGCAAGCTCAGTGAGGACGACCTGGTCTTCATCGCTGGCGATCGCGATCGCTTCGTTGACTTGTACGTGCAGCGCTATGGCGTTGACCGGGAACGAGCAACCGCCCGCGTTGATGCGTTCGCGGAGAATCTCGCGCTTACCTCGCCAGCAGCCGCCCTGACGACGCCCTGCTGA
- a CDS encoding carbon storage regulator produces MLVLSRRTDEFLRIGDNILVRVLGVKGRVVRLGIDAPSDIPILRGELTTFDPTGACRQAGDAQEARAGRRARGPNGRRTGAA; encoded by the coding sequence ATGTTAGTACTTAGCAGAAGAACGGATGAGTTCTTGCGGATCGGAGACAACATCCTAGTGAGGGTGCTTGGCGTAAAGGGTCGCGTCGTACGCCTGGGAATCGACGCCCCCTCCGACATCCCGATCTTACGCGGCGAGCTAACGACGTTCGATCCAACAGGCGCTTGCAGGCAAGCAGGCGATGCCCAAGAAGCGCGAGCGGGCAGACGGGCCCGAGGTCCGAACGGCAGAAGGACCGGCGCAGCATGA
- a CDS encoding transglutaminase-like domain-containing protein, whose product MWLQTSCSLEFDAPVATPFLLMLRPRSGGQQWIAREQYVLTPSVPAVEFTDTFGNLCQKLVSPTGPFTIRTSADINAADFADAEPYARFVPVNHLPIDALPFLYPSRYCESDTFTEMASLITANCAPGYGQCIAIVEYIQQSLQYAPGSGQEIISAAEANTRTQAVCRDMAHLGIALCRALSIPARMVVGYLETLRPMDLHAWFEAYVGGRWFTFDPTQHDLEGCRVAIAYGRDAADVAIYTQFGEPLELKRMSVDVQRLPGPPT is encoded by the coding sequence ATGTGGCTGCAGACTTCCTGTTCGCTAGAGTTTGACGCGCCCGTTGCAACGCCATTTCTGCTCATGTTGAGGCCGCGGAGCGGCGGGCAGCAATGGATTGCTCGCGAGCAGTATGTCCTGACGCCGAGCGTGCCGGCCGTTGAGTTTACAGACACGTTCGGGAACCTGTGCCAGAAACTCGTGTCTCCAACTGGGCCGTTCACAATCCGCACCTCCGCGGACATCAATGCCGCAGACTTCGCCGATGCGGAACCCTACGCGCGGTTTGTTCCAGTGAACCACCTTCCGATCGACGCGTTGCCTTTCCTCTACCCGAGCCGGTATTGCGAGTCAGACACATTCACCGAGATGGCGTCTTTGATCACAGCCAACTGCGCGCCCGGCTACGGGCAATGCATAGCCATCGTGGAATACATCCAGCAGAGTCTTCAGTACGCGCCGGGATCGGGCCAAGAGATCATCAGCGCTGCAGAGGCAAACACACGAACCCAGGCTGTGTGTCGCGATATGGCGCACCTCGGTATAGCGTTGTGCCGCGCTTTGTCCATACCTGCCAGAATGGTCGTGGGCTACTTGGAAACGCTTCGGCCGATGGACTTGCACGCCTGGTTCGAGGCTTATGTCGGAGGCCGTTGGTTCACGTTCGATCCTACGCAGCATGACTTGGAGGGTTGCCGCGTCGCGATAGCCTATGGGCGCGATGCGGCGGACGTTGCGATCTACACCCAGTTCGGGGAACCGCTTGAACTAAAGCGAATGTCGGTCGATGTCCAGCGATTGCCGGGCCCCCCCACCTGA
- a CDS encoding ATPase domain-containing protein, protein MPDRCPPILRHLRRALETQTEEKVTDNETEERARVSTGIGALDDVLHGGLTADRLYLIEGSPGSGKTTLGMQFLLAGRDAGEKGIYVTRSESAVELRDIARSHGWCLDGIEIHELVRPDEDVDRVQYTMFEPAEVELGATVGDVHKQIDSIKPDRIVFDSLSEMRLLSQGALRYRREILALKQFLAGRHCTSLLLDDKSDGDDQELQSLAHGVIRLEQRLTDYGGERRFLRVTKFRGSDFIGGAHDLQLVRGGIRVYPRGIDGPAAEFDGQSVSSGLPALDSLLGGGLAKGSSTLLLGPAGIGKSTTGVQFAVEAAKRGERAVLFEFEESSHALFLRSKGLGLPLRRYVDEGLIEVRHLKAGEITPNEFSMIVRAAVEPYERSRPTSVVLIDSLNGYLNSMPHEKHLMIQLNDMLNYLAKRGVATFLVVAQHGMLGRGMATPVDTSYLADAVILFRYFEADGEIHRAISVVKNRTANHERTIREFSMGEQGFVIGQPLTNFRGVLSGTPEFVGSQDALMPDREKRSE, encoded by the coding sequence GTGCCCGACCGCTGTCCGCCCATCCTGCGACACCTTCGGCGTGCCCTAGAGACACAAACGGAGGAAAAGGTGACGGACAATGAAACAGAAGAGCGGGCTCGGGTAAGTACCGGGATTGGGGCGCTCGACGACGTGCTGCACGGTGGCTTGACCGCCGACAGGCTCTACCTGATCGAGGGAAGCCCCGGTTCCGGGAAGACCACGCTAGGGATGCAATTCCTGCTGGCGGGCCGCGACGCCGGCGAGAAAGGGATCTACGTCACGCGTTCAGAGTCGGCGGTAGAGCTGCGTGACATCGCCCGCTCGCACGGTTGGTGTCTCGATGGGATCGAGATCCACGAACTTGTCAGGCCGGACGAGGACGTTGACCGGGTTCAGTACACCATGTTCGAACCCGCCGAGGTCGAACTGGGCGCGACCGTAGGCGACGTCCACAAGCAGATCGATTCAATTAAGCCCGACCGCATCGTCTTCGATTCGCTGTCGGAGATGCGTCTACTCTCGCAGGGAGCGCTCCGGTACCGGCGCGAAATCCTGGCATTAAAACAGTTTCTGGCGGGGCGCCACTGCACGTCGCTGTTGCTGGACGACAAGTCCGATGGCGACGATCAGGAGCTACAAAGCCTCGCCCACGGAGTCATCCGGCTCGAGCAACGGTTGACCGACTACGGAGGCGAACGCCGTTTTCTCCGCGTGACGAAGTTTCGAGGGTCGGACTTTATCGGGGGCGCCCACGACCTCCAACTAGTTCGTGGCGGGATACGGGTCTACCCGCGCGGGATAGACGGCCCCGCTGCCGAGTTCGACGGCCAATCAGTGAGCAGCGGCCTGCCGGCGCTGGACTCGCTACTGGGAGGCGGACTTGCCAAGGGCTCCAGCACCCTGCTCCTAGGGCCGGCGGGCATCGGCAAATCAACCACAGGGGTCCAATTCGCCGTTGAGGCGGCGAAGCGTGGGGAGCGCGCTGTGCTGTTTGAGTTCGAAGAAAGCTCCCACGCGCTGTTCTTGAGATCAAAGGGGTTGGGCCTACCGCTGCGGCGGTACGTTGACGAAGGCTTGATCGAGGTCCGCCACCTCAAAGCGGGTGAGATCACCCCGAATGAGTTTTCGATGATCGTCCGCGCAGCGGTGGAGCCCTACGAGAGGAGCCGGCCGACCTCCGTGGTGTTGATCGATAGCCTTAACGGCTACCTCAACTCGATGCCCCACGAGAAACACCTGATGATCCAACTGAACGACATGCTGAACTACCTCGCCAAGCGGGGCGTCGCGACGTTCCTGGTCGTCGCGCAGCACGGCATGCTGGGACGCGGCATGGCCACGCCTGTCGACACCAGCTACCTGGCCGACGCGGTGATCCTCTTTCGCTACTTCGAGGCCGATGGCGAGATCCACCGTGCGATCTCGGTCGTAAAGAACCGAACCGCCAATCACGAGCGCACGATCCGCGAATTCAGCATGGGCGAGCAGGGCTTCGTCATCGGCCAACCCCTGACCAACTTTCGCGGGGTGCTTTCGGGAACGCCGGAGTTCGTCGGATCTCAGGACGCGCTCATGCCGGACCGGGAGAAGCGTTCAGAATGA
- a CDS encoding hybrid sensor histidine kinase/response regulator — protein sequence MTTRLRAENPIETVAVLAPTPSDSRICDEILQSAEIEVAFCRDIGELCRAIDAGVGVGVAPEAWLNAAGFKQLQRTLANQPDWSEFPLLVLLGKAALSSQRVEQLLSLGNVTLVPCPIRIAVFVSTVRARLRDRQRQCAVRDLIDERRRAAEGAAIDSRRLQMALQAGQMGVWEWSERELYWSPRFFELFGFDSELAPDPERCFERVHDDDRDELVDRWERSLADGVDLEMEFRILHPRLGQRWLSAIGEPVRGKSGRTIRHSGVIWDVTPRHDAEASLREAREQAELANRSKSEFLANMSHEIRTPMTAILGYVDLIGESATNAEAQQHVATVRRNGLYLLEIINDILDLSKIEADKIELFAEPFSPISVVEDVRSVMGVRAAESGIKFELDCSDVPEVIVSDLKRLKQILINLIGNAIKFTDRGVVTLSVRYDKSTNRIEFQVADTGIGMTKRQIHQLFKPFTQVDSSVSRRFEGTGLGLAISQRLAGLMGGDIAVRSEPGVGSCFTATIDCGDIAGARLIPLDRSSEYEPQPLASEGAPLACSVLIVDDRREIRFLATRLLGKAGAKITEAEDGQQAVEMVQEMLRNDRIVDIILLDMQMPRLDGYRTADQLRRLGYNGPIVALTADAMQGDMSRCIKAGCDDYLSKPIDNGLLLEKVRRLVAS from the coding sequence ATGACAACGCGACTACGAGCCGAAAACCCTATCGAAACGGTCGCAGTCCTCGCGCCCACGCCCTCGGACTCGCGGATCTGCGATGAAATCCTGCAGAGTGCTGAGATCGAAGTGGCCTTCTGCCGAGACATTGGCGAACTGTGCCGAGCGATTGATGCGGGAGTTGGAGTCGGCGTGGCGCCTGAGGCATGGCTGAACGCGGCCGGCTTCAAGCAGCTTCAGCGCACGCTGGCGAATCAGCCGGATTGGTCGGAGTTCCCACTCCTGGTGCTACTGGGCAAGGCCGCGTTGTCATCACAGCGGGTTGAGCAGCTGCTGTCGCTGGGAAATGTGACGCTGGTCCCTTGCCCGATCCGGATCGCGGTCTTCGTGAGCACGGTGCGGGCGCGGCTGCGTGACCGCCAGCGCCAGTGCGCCGTGAGGGACTTGATCGATGAACGTCGCCGAGCCGCCGAGGGGGCCGCAATCGATTCCCGACGCCTGCAAATGGCGTTGCAGGCGGGACAGATGGGCGTTTGGGAGTGGAGCGAGCGAGAACTCTATTGGTCGCCGCGATTCTTCGAGCTGTTTGGCTTCGATAGCGAGTTGGCGCCAGACCCCGAACGGTGTTTCGAACGCGTGCACGACGACGACCGCGACGAGCTCGTCGATCGTTGGGAGCGATCCTTGGCCGACGGAGTCGACCTAGAGATGGAGTTTCGCATCCTCCACCCGCGGCTCGGCCAGCGCTGGTTGTCGGCGATCGGGGAACCGGTCCGCGGGAAGTCCGGGCGAACGATCCGCCACTCGGGCGTGATCTGGGACGTGACCCCACGCCACGACGCGGAGGCTTCCTTGAGAGAGGCCCGTGAGCAAGCCGAACTCGCGAATCGGTCCAAAAGTGAGTTCCTCGCCAACATGAGTCACGAGATCCGTACGCCGATGACGGCGATCCTTGGGTATGTGGACCTGATTGGCGAGAGTGCGACGAATGCCGAAGCCCAGCAGCACGTCGCGACCGTCCGCCGAAACGGACTGTACCTCCTGGAGATCATCAACGACATCCTGGACCTGTCGAAGATCGAAGCCGACAAGATCGAGCTGTTCGCCGAGCCGTTCTCTCCTATCAGCGTCGTTGAGGACGTGCGGAGCGTTATGGGCGTTCGCGCTGCCGAAAGCGGCATCAAGTTTGAGCTAGACTGCAGCGACGTACCGGAAGTGATTGTGTCCGACCTTAAGCGATTGAAGCAAATCCTAATCAACCTCATTGGTAACGCGATTAAGTTCACCGACCGCGGCGTAGTGACGCTCTCCGTACGGTACGACAAATCAACCAATCGTATTGAGTTCCAGGTCGCCGATACGGGGATTGGCATGACCAAGCGGCAGATCCATCAGCTGTTCAAGCCGTTCACGCAGGTCGACTCGTCGGTCTCACGACGGTTCGAGGGCACGGGCCTAGGTCTGGCGATTTCGCAGCGTTTGGCCGGATTGATGGGGGGCGATATCGCCGTGCGTAGCGAACCGGGGGTGGGCAGTTGCTTCACCGCCACGATCGACTGCGGCGACATCGCTGGGGCTCGTCTCATCCCGTTGGACCGGTCGAGCGAGTACGAGCCGCAACCGCTCGCGTCTGAAGGGGCGCCACTCGCCTGCAGCGTGTTGATCGTCGACGATCGTCGAGAGATTCGGTTTCTCGCCACCCGGCTCTTGGGAAAAGCCGGCGCCAAGATCACCGAAGCCGAAGACGGGCAGCAAGCCGTCGAGATGGTTCAAGAAATGCTGCGGAACGACCGCATCGTCGATATCATCCTGCTTGACATGCAGATGCCAAGGCTGGACGGCTATCGAACCGCGGATCAACTACGGCGTCTCGGTTACAACGGACCGATCGTTGCGCTCACTGCAGACGCCATGCAAGGCGACATGAGCCGCTGCATCAAAGCCGGGTGTGACGACTACTTGAGCAAGCCGATCGACAACGGCCTCTTACTTGAAAAAGTCCGGCGCCTCGTCGCGTCATAG
- a CDS encoding transglutaminase-like domain-containing protein: protein MATPFVLMLRPRSGAQQWVASEQYVLTPSVTAVEFTDQFGDLCQRLVAPSGSFSIHTGAVIEAADAADLAPGAPFVEVQQFPDAALPFLLPSRYCESDRFSQMAASITAGYAAGYDQCSAIVDYIRGFLRYVPGAGQQIISAAEVNGRTQAVCGDMAHLGIALCRALSIPARMVVGYLESLQPMDLHAWFEAYVGGRWYTFDPTQDALHGGRVSIAYGRDAADVAVYTQFGEPVDLVSMTVRVARLPGSPT from the coding sequence GTGGCCACGCCTTTCGTGCTGATGCTGCGGCCCCGTAGCGGGGCACAACAATGGGTGGCGAGTGAGCAGTACGTGCTGACGCCCAGCGTGACAGCGGTTGAATTCACCGACCAGTTTGGCGATTTGTGCCAACGACTGGTTGCTCCTTCCGGGAGTTTCTCGATTCATACTGGCGCCGTCATCGAGGCGGCCGACGCCGCCGACCTCGCACCAGGGGCGCCCTTCGTCGAGGTGCAGCAGTTCCCTGACGCGGCGTTGCCATTCTTGCTTCCAAGTCGGTACTGCGAATCGGACCGATTCAGTCAGATGGCAGCGTCCATCACCGCCGGGTACGCCGCGGGTTACGACCAGTGTTCCGCGATCGTCGACTACATTCGCGGCTTTCTGCGATACGTGCCCGGCGCCGGTCAGCAAATCATCAGCGCGGCCGAGGTGAATGGCCGAACGCAGGCGGTCTGCGGCGACATGGCCCACCTGGGCATCGCCCTCTGCCGCGCGTTAAGCATCCCCGCACGGATGGTCGTCGGGTACCTCGAGTCGCTTCAGCCAATGGACCTGCACGCGTGGTTCGAGGCGTATGTGGGCGGCCGCTGGTACACCTTCGATCCGACGCAGGACGCGTTGCATGGGGGACGCGTGTCGATTGCTTACGGCCGCGACGCCGCGGACGTCGCTGTTTACACACAGTTTGGCGAACCGGTGGACCTGGTTAGCATGACCGTCCGTGTGGCGCGGCTACCCGGGTCGCCCACATGA
- a CDS encoding tetratricopeptide repeat protein, protein MQTLKWFSLRSSPRQKAKWHYRRGMARAKLHQRALAIEDYRMVIQMDGVPPELVAMALYNRALVRLAMGEQDQAIGDLKGVLAMPGAAVRVKTEARRKLLRMDRATERINPEA, encoded by the coding sequence ATGCAGACACTTAAGTGGTTCAGCCTGAGAAGCTCACCCCGGCAGAAAGCCAAGTGGCACTACCGGCGGGGGATGGCGCGTGCAAAGCTGCACCAGCGTGCATTGGCGATTGAGGATTACAGGATGGTGATCCAGATGGATGGCGTGCCGCCCGAATTGGTGGCGATGGCGCTCTACAACAGGGCGTTGGTGCGGCTCGCGATGGGAGAGCAAGACCAAGCGATAGGCGACCTCAAGGGAGTCCTTGCCATGCCCGGCGCCGCGGTGCGGGTCAAGACGGAGGCGCGCCGGAAACTCCTCCGCATGGACCGCGCCACGGAACGAATCAACCCGGAAGCCTAG
- a CDS encoding BON domain-containing protein, with protein sequence MFGQNQVPDRSLQKTVNQRLERTGTGAQSKVTATVQQGTVTLSGALQYENQRRPIVKAVGNIAGVRRVVDQLKSPPKRRPQS encoded by the coding sequence ATGTTCGGCCAAAACCAAGTCCCCGACAGATCGCTGCAGAAGACCGTGAACCAGCGGCTAGAACGGACGGGGACCGGAGCACAGTCGAAAGTGACCGCCACCGTCCAGCAAGGAACGGTCACACTGAGCGGCGCGCTACAGTACGAGAACCAGCGCAGACCGATCGTCAAAGCGGTAGGCAATATTGCAGGCGTCCGCCGTGTGGTGGATCAACTCAAGTCCCCGCCCAAACGTCGGCCTCAAAGCTAA
- a CDS encoding phosphohydrolase: MSWIGLYEGGRVDLVDPRPEQFAIEDIARGLSRVNRFAGHTHEPYSVAQHSVIVSRLVPPELALCGLLHDAGEAYLGDLVRPLKQMLPGYVELESRMMLAIAERFNFPWPKPAEVREVDNRLLVTERDLLQPKAPAWESLRDVKPYPRVEIYYELPARAAGNFLRRYEEIVGDEPGELPSAMNRLADNTRPFGDGAY, encoded by the coding sequence ATGAGCTGGATCGGTCTCTACGAAGGGGGCAGGGTGGATCTGGTCGACCCGCGACCCGAGCAGTTCGCCATCGAGGACATCGCCCGCGGGCTGTCGCGCGTGAACCGGTTCGCTGGGCATACGCACGAGCCGTACTCTGTGGCGCAGCACTCGGTGATCGTCTCGCGGCTGGTCCCGCCGGAGCTCGCGCTGTGTGGGCTGCTGCACGACGCCGGCGAGGCGTACCTGGGCGATCTGGTGCGGCCGCTCAAGCAGATGCTGCCCGGCTACGTCGAGCTGGAGTCGCGGATGATGCTGGCGATCGCCGAGCGGTTCAACTTCCCGTGGCCCAAGCCCGCCGAGGTCCGTGAGGTTGACAACCGGCTGCTGGTGACCGAGCGCGACCTGCTGCAGCCGAAGGCGCCGGCGTGGGAGTCGCTGCGGGACGTGAAGCCCTACCCACGGGTGGAGATCTACTACGAGTTGCCCGCCCGGGCGGCGGGCAACTTCTTGCGGCGGTACGAGGAGATCGTCGGCGATGAGCCGGGCGAGCTCCCAAGCGCCATGAACCGACTAGCCGACAACACGCGGCCGTTTGGCGACGGCGCGTACTGA
- a CDS encoding deoxynucleotide monophosphate kinase family protein — translation MLVLSRKMHEAIEVGHNVRATVVDIRGDTVRIGVDAPPEVPVHRGEVGNAIRRARRDTPLLGLIGYAGAGKDAAAAELVKQGWRRLAFADPLRESLLRLDPVVRLDNGSHAKLTRMVGTFGWDHAKRHADVRRLMQGLGTDVVRDVCGAGVWVDLMRRRLDETRRRGPVVVTDVRFANEIALLRDEFGGRLIRVHRPGVGPVNGHVSDQIGELPTDGEVLNDGEVLNDGEVLNDGSPEQLCRRVLDCVQTFWEADQAAEGAA, via the coding sequence ATGCTGGTTCTTTCACGGAAGATGCACGAGGCCATTGAGGTCGGCCACAACGTCAGGGCGACCGTGGTCGACATCCGCGGCGATACGGTCCGGATCGGGGTCGACGCGCCGCCGGAGGTCCCCGTGCACCGCGGCGAGGTCGGCAACGCGATCCGGCGGGCCCGGCGGGATACGCCGCTCTTGGGCCTGATCGGCTACGCCGGCGCCGGCAAAGACGCCGCCGCGGCGGAGCTGGTCAAGCAGGGCTGGCGGCGGCTGGCGTTCGCTGATCCACTGCGCGAGTCGCTGCTGCGGCTCGACCCGGTAGTGCGACTAGACAACGGATCGCACGCGAAGCTAACGCGGATGGTCGGCACGTTCGGGTGGGACCACGCCAAGCGGCACGCGGACGTGCGGCGGCTGATGCAGGGTCTCGGGACCGACGTGGTCCGTGACGTCTGCGGCGCGGGCGTGTGGGTCGACCTGATGCGGCGGCGGCTCGATGAGACCCGGCGCCGCGGGCCGGTGGTGGTCACCGACGTGCGCTTCGCCAACGAGATCGCGCTGCTGCGTGACGAGTTCGGCGGGCGGCTGATCCGCGTCCACCGGCCCGGCGTGGGACCGGTCAACGGCCACGTCAGCGACCAGATCGGCGAGCTGCCGACCGACGGCGAGGTGCTGAACGACGGCGAGGTGCTGAACGACGGCGAGGTGCTGAACGACGGCTCGCCCGAGCAGCTCTGCCGCCGGGTGCTGGACTGCGTGCAGACCTTCTGGGAAGCGGACCAGGCGGCGGAGGGCGCGGCATGA